In one window of Poriferisphaera corsica DNA:
- a CDS encoding LacI family DNA-binding transcriptional regulator, giving the protein MAQIMADQSGKSTDVGTATVRQAKKKRSKRKKGVSVSNKGTTGSGKRVGIREIARQAGVSVATVSMVLNNNPKITEATRQKVNKVIERVGYRPNRLAQSLSGRYTRVISILMPTLRHAMADPYFGELISGICDRAARLGHKVMLEHAKPDFIRERRHIELFERRFVDGVLCIGFNDRHAFMKDFVENDHPMVVVNNMFPQWGLDHVVCDYRSGAEQVMTYLQQLGHRKIGLVHGAPEVYTAREIIEVFKRRMSIASNEFEDSWMADGRFTEEHGAEATAKLLEAHPDMTAIFASNDKMALGAIHYANRHGRSVPNDLSIVGFDDIQYTAFVNPTLTTVHLPLYELGVLACERLVERIRGKSERVREVLPTHLVLRESTSLAASFSPGVG; this is encoded by the coding sequence ATGGCTCAGATCATGGCTGACCAATCGGGTAAATCGACAGATGTCGGTACAGCGACTGTGCGTCAGGCAAAAAAGAAACGCTCTAAACGTAAAAAAGGGGTTTCTGTGAGTAATAAGGGCACAACCGGGTCCGGGAAGCGGGTGGGAATTCGCGAAATCGCACGGCAAGCCGGCGTTTCCGTCGCAACTGTATCTATGGTGTTAAACAACAACCCCAAGATCACCGAAGCAACCCGTCAAAAAGTGAATAAAGTCATCGAACGCGTTGGATATCGCCCAAACAGGCTCGCACAAAGCCTCTCAGGCCGCTATACACGCGTTATCAGTATCCTCATGCCTACGCTTCGCCACGCAATGGCCGACCCCTATTTCGGCGAACTCATCAGTGGCATCTGCGACCGAGCCGCTCGACTAGGCCACAAAGTCATGCTCGAGCACGCCAAACCAGACTTCATCCGTGAACGTCGGCATATCGAACTTTTCGAACGCCGCTTCGTCGATGGCGTACTTTGCATCGGTTTTAATGATCGACATGCCTTTATGAAGGATTTTGTCGAGAACGATCACCCCATGGTCGTCGTAAATAATATGTTCCCTCAATGGGGACTCGATCACGTTGTCTGTGACTATAGATCCGGCGCTGAACAGGTCATGACCTACCTTCAGCAGCTCGGCCACCGCAAAATCGGCCTCGTCCACGGTGCGCCCGAAGTCTACACAGCCCGCGAGATCATTGAGGTCTTTAAGCGACGAATGTCTATCGCCTCAAACGAATTCGAAGACTCCTGGATGGCTGACGGCCGCTTCACCGAAGAACACGGTGCCGAAGCGACCGCGAAATTACTTGAAGCACATCCAGACATGACCGCAATCTTTGCCAGCAACGACAAAATGGCTTTGGGTGCCATCCACTACGCCAACAGGCACGGCAGATCCGTCCCCAATGACCTCTCTATTGTTGGCTTTGATGACATTCAATACACCGCGTTCGTCAACCCAACGCTCACAACCGTCCATCTGCCCCTCTATGAGCTGGGCGTACTCGCTTGTGAACGACTCGTTGAACGTATCCGTGGTAAATCAGAACGCGTTCGAGAAGTTTTACCAACACACCTTGTGTTGCGTGAATCCACTTCCCTCGCAGCAAGTTTCTCGCCAGGTGTGGGTTGA
- a CDS encoding alpha amylase N-terminal ig-like domain-containing protein, which translates to MFLAVLFSIASLASAAQNVVQHTFRFVAPHDAQVVSVIGSFNNWDPDAGVMIDEGQDIWSVTLPVSEGVHHYKFVVNNTKYFEDPTADAKLTEGDGHGGRNSGIAIGIAAEKVQLSDSQFENVLGEVSALTGKDILLPDGKYLHKFVYIPSKFIKEKINTVVLAGSMNGWSKDKTPMQDIGNGVYQIELPLEKGVHFYKFVVNNNRWMNDPASDKEFEMSDGNTGVNSAVFIGPDGRKLSKPKPNHINTAAVAIDGFSIFRSNHALIRIRVQAKDATAANLYYAPAQFNDVWQSLPMNLSESAMGFDVYSVDADSASDEIQFIFEIIDGNQSIYLSNSGIHQSLVKAKAAAFKRSMAFDFFVPEWTHKAIWYQIFPERFRNGDPSNDPKLTKRWTSEWFSMLPGEKGTMDDFYTGVGNVWWRKYGGDIQGLREALPYLRKLGVNAIYLNPVFEAESMHKYDATDYRHIDDNFGVKGDIEKLKGESLEPSTWQWSETDKMFLEFIDEAHKQGFKVIIDGVFNHVGPKHFAFQDVLKNGKDSIYAEWFDITDWGTGGEPGKPGGLQWNGWGGKNSGLPAWKKDPVLGLADAPSQHIFDITRRWMAPNGDVSRGIDGWRLDAPNDVPHAFWKRWRKVVKDINPDAYISGEIWHWAQDYLQGDEFDAVMNYLFAQAAQDFFVDVETQIKPTELATRLNRIIYNYPLQVSLAQQNLFDSHDTDRFSSMFVNPDISYDGANRLQDNGPDYNPRKPSALEYKRMIQAFAFQMTFVGAPMIYYGNEAGMYSPDDPSNRQPMTWPGMKFDDPEVGFNPEIFASTQKLIAVRRKLPALQTGLYRQLIADDDRNIFSFIRENEQGRVYILINRSNTDYTIEVPVDLRDANINFVNVLGQNQTTLTTGNTPDARPELALTKAAKSQKPTNGSLIISVPAYETAVLVDINNMK; encoded by the coding sequence GTGTTCTTAGCTGTACTTTTTAGTATCGCTTCACTTGCATCTGCAGCGCAAAATGTCGTCCAGCACACGTTTCGATTTGTAGCTCCACATGACGCTCAAGTCGTTTCTGTCATTGGCTCATTTAACAACTGGGATCCCGACGCCGGCGTCATGATCGACGAAGGGCAGGATATCTGGTCAGTGACCCTCCCAGTCTCCGAAGGTGTTCATCACTACAAATTCGTTGTCAATAACACCAAATACTTCGAAGACCCAACCGCCGACGCGAAGCTAACCGAAGGAGACGGCCACGGCGGCCGCAACTCCGGTATCGCCATCGGCATCGCCGCTGAAAAAGTACAACTCTCCGATTCGCAATTCGAAAACGTCCTTGGCGAAGTTTCCGCACTCACCGGCAAGGATATTCTCCTCCCAGACGGCAAATATCTTCACAAATTCGTCTACATCCCCAGCAAATTCATCAAAGAGAAAATCAACACCGTCGTACTCGCCGGTTCAATGAACGGCTGGAGCAAAGACAAAACCCCCATGCAAGACATCGGTAACGGCGTCTACCAGATCGAATTGCCACTCGAAAAAGGCGTCCACTTCTACAAATTCGTCGTCAACAACAACCGTTGGATGAACGACCCTGCCAGTGACAAAGAATTTGAAATGTCCGACGGCAATACAGGCGTCAACAGCGCTGTCTTCATCGGACCAGATGGCCGTAAACTCTCTAAACCAAAACCTAACCACATCAACACCGCAGCAGTTGCCATCGATGGCTTCAGCATCTTCAGATCCAATCACGCGCTCATCCGTATCCGTGTGCAAGCCAAAGACGCAACCGCCGCAAATCTGTACTACGCACCTGCGCAATTCAACGACGTGTGGCAATCCCTCCCCATGAACCTCTCCGAAAGTGCAATGGGCTTCGATGTCTACAGCGTCGATGCTGACAGTGCATCCGATGAAATCCAATTCATCTTCGAAATTATTGATGGCAACCAATCCATCTATCTCTCGAATAGTGGTATTCATCAATCGCTTGTCAAGGCAAAAGCCGCTGCCTTCAAACGCAGCATGGCGTTCGATTTTTTCGTTCCCGAATGGACGCACAAAGCCATCTGGTACCAGATCTTCCCTGAACGCTTCCGTAACGGCGACCCCTCAAACGATCCTAAGCTCACTAAACGCTGGACGTCCGAATGGTTCTCCATGCTTCCCGGTGAAAAAGGAACGATGGACGATTTCTACACCGGCGTCGGAAATGTCTGGTGGCGCAAATACGGCGGCGACATCCAAGGCCTCCGCGAAGCACTCCCATACCTCCGCAAACTCGGCGTGAACGCCATCTACCTCAACCCCGTCTTCGAAGCCGAATCCATGCACAAGTACGACGCCACCGATTACCGTCACATCGACGATAACTTCGGCGTCAAAGGTGATATCGAAAAACTCAAAGGCGAGTCACTCGAGCCATCCACATGGCAATGGTCTGAAACCGACAAAATGTTCCTCGAATTCATCGACGAAGCCCACAAGCAAGGCTTCAAGGTCATCATCGATGGCGTTTTCAACCACGTTGGCCCCAAACACTTCGCCTTCCAAGACGTCCTCAAGAACGGTAAAGACTCTATATACGCCGAATGGTTCGACATCACCGACTGGGGGACAGGCGGCGAACCCGGCAAACCCGGCGGTCTTCAATGGAACGGCTGGGGCGGCAAAAACTCCGGCCTACCCGCATGGAAAAAAGATCCCGTCCTCGGCCTCGCCGATGCGCCGTCGCAACACATCTTCGACATCACCCGTCGCTGGATGGCACCCAACGGCGACGTCTCTCGAGGCATCGACGGCTGGCGACTCGATGCACCAAACGACGTCCCCCACGCTTTCTGGAAACGCTGGCGCAAGGTCGTTAAAGACATCAATCCCGATGCCTACATCTCCGGCGAGATCTGGCATTGGGCACAAGACTATCTTCAAGGCGACGAATTCGACGCCGTCATGAACTATCTATTCGCGCAAGCCGCACAAGATTTCTTCGTTGACGTTGAAACACAAATCAAACCCACCGAGCTCGCAACTCGCCTTAACCGCATCATCTACAACTACCCTCTCCAGGTCTCACTCGCACAGCAAAACCTTTTCGATTCACACGACACCGATCGTTTCTCATCCATGTTCGTCAACCCTGACATCTCCTACGACGGCGCAAACCGCCTCCAGGATAACGGCCCCGACTACAATCCACGCAAACCTAGCGCCCTCGAATACAAACGCATGATCCAGGCCTTTGCCTTCCAGATGACCTTCGTCGGCGCACCCATGATCTACTACGGCAACGAAGCCGGCATGTACTCACCTGACGACCCATCAAACCGTCAACCCATGACTTGGCCTGGCATGAAGTTCGATGACCCCGAAGTCGGCTTCAACCCCGAAATCTTCGCATCAACACAAAAACTCATCGCTGTCCGTCGCAAACTCCCAGCTTTGCAAACCGGCCTCTACCGCCAACTCATCGCCGATGACGATCGCAACATCTTCAGCTTCATCCGTGAAAACGAGCAAGGCCGCGTCTATATCCTCATCAACCGCAGCAACACCGATTACACCATCGAGGTCCCCGTCGACTTACGCGATGCAAACATTAATTTCGTCAACGTTCTAGGCCAAAACCAAACAACACTTACCACCGGTAACACCCCCGACGCTCGCCCCGAGTTAGCACTCACTAAAGCAGCCAAATCTCAAAAACCGACTAACGGCTCCCTCATCATCTCAGTCCCCGCATATGAAACTGCAGTACTCGTTGACATCAACAATATGAAATAA